In Artemia franciscana chromosome 8, ASM3288406v1, whole genome shotgun sequence, a genomic segment contains:
- the LOC136029994 gene encoding uncharacterized protein LOC136029994 — MKKQSLRNFKSVSVIAMLPRNKRNFLFIASVSTVVFLFGIFCLNDNDASGFRNLKLHKYFYDSESIANLFYFPSETLKERVRTTCYSLPNANDIAYNNIYWQVFEMPNTKLYLFSAHYDDRPIHDTPFIHILGEVTRKLNISELRCLFWYNQKKNALASPVESVIYLSSDLKRKVSFRRIASESVIISCRMPNVSHQRVPYAVGLIRKNTCGTINNNALKVHRKKDSRQKHFAVCMKGLQFPDDLSIKLVEWIELNKLFGAEFFSFYIYSAHENVEKVLKYYSDAGVAESLRITLPGTLPNINEVRQKFYEGVGDAWPHEYIPINDCYMRNMKNTDYIVVADLDELIVPLNSDSWLEMLQRLSLYNVSTLSFADLYFWDEVNKCDSSIPCYLHFMQRTLRAKKHFEDKTISHHYKSIHDTSKVVTVTHHFERVCFEKCKRYYVPIEEAQLQHYRKTCIFDITNKMCYQNFKKGSFVQNSLWKYRHKAVPAIQQVLEELNLLVSDNHTNYAT; from the coding sequence ATGAAGAAGCAAAGCTTAAGAAATTTCAAGTCCGTTTCAGTAATTGCAATGCTTCCgagaaataaaaggaattttctGTTTATAGCCAGTGTTTCAACAGTTGTATTTCTGTTTGGtatattttgcttaaatgaCAACGATGCAAGTggttttagaaatttaaaattgcacaaatatttttatgacaGCGAGTCGattgcaaatttattttattttccaagcGAAACCCTCAAAGAAAGGGTGAGAACCACTTGCTATAGTTTACCTAATGCAAACGATATAGCTTACAACAATATATATTGGCAAGTTTTTGAAATGCCAAATACAAAATTGTACCTATTCAGTGCTCATTATGATGATCGGCCAATTCATGATACCCCCTTTATTCATATACTTGGAGAGGTGACGAGAAAGTTAAATATAAGTGAGTTGAGGTGCTTATTTTGgtataaccaaaagaaaaacgCCCTTGCTAGTCCAGTCGAATCAGTGATTTATCTTTCGagtgatttaaaaagaaaggtTTCCTTCAGAAGAATTGCATCAGAGTCTGTCATAATCAGCTGTAGAATGCCAAATGTTTCTCATCAAAGAGTTCCATATGCAGTTGGATTAATACGTAAGAATACCTGTGGCACAATAAACAATAACGCTCTGAAAGtgcatagaaaaaaagattCTCGGCAAAAACATTTTGCTGTGTGTATGAAAGGATTACAGTTCCCAGACGACTTATCTATTAAACTAGTTGAGTGGATTGAACTTAATAAGTTATTTGGCGCcgaatttttctcattttatatTTACTCAGCTCACGAAAATGTGGAAAAGGTTTTAAAATATTACTCCGATGCCGGAGTGGCCGAATCCCTCAGAATAACATTACCTGGAACTTTACCAAATATTAATGAAGTCCgtcaaaaattttatgaagGAGTTGGGGATGCCTGGCCTCACGAATATATTCCAATTAATGATTGTTATATGCGGAATATGAAAAATACTGATTACATAGTTGTGGCTGATTTAGACGAATTGATTGTCCCTCTGAATTCTGATTCTTGGTTAGAAATGTTGCAGAGGCTGTCGCTTTATAATGTGTCAACCCTGTCTTTTGCAGATCTTTATTTTTGGGATGAAGTTAACAAATGTGATTCCAGCATCCCGTGTTACTTACATTTTATGCAAAGAACTTTACGAGCAAAGAAACACTTTGAAGATAAGACTATATCTCACCATTATAAAAGTATACATGACACGAGTAAGGTAGTAACTGTAACGCACCATTTTGAGAGAGTTTGCTTCGAAAAATGTAAGAGATATTATGTACCAATAGAAGAAGCACAGTTACAGCATTATAGAAAGACATGTATTTTTGATATTACAAACAAAATGTgctaccaaaattttaaaaaagggtcGTTTGTGCAAAATTCTTTATGGAAATATAGACATAAGGCCGTTCCTGCGATTCAGCAAGTATTGGAAGAATTGAATCTCTTGGTGTCTGATAATCACACCAATTATGCAACATAG